The DNA region GGTATTTGTGTTTTTATCATATATGATCTTGAAAGTGTGGAATTGGAACTAATCCTTGTTCAATGATACACTATTTAGCACAAAGCGTTGTTAAATAGTGCGGCGACGCCAAATCTTAGTAGAATTTGAGTAAATATCTACTTTCCTCAATTGGCAACACTGTTTACCACTCACATCATGAAGTTTAGATTTGTGAGCATTTTAATGTAAGTGATGGGAGTCTTTTGAAGGAGACATATAATCATGAATCATATCATTAGGAACATTTATTTTGGACAAGTTGATTTTGAGTCAAAGATTGTGGAAAATATATTTAGGTGGTTTGAGTATGTAGAGAGAAGACCTGTAGATTATGTGGTAAAAAAAGTTGATCAGATGGAGAGGAGTGAGTAAATAGAAGTAGAGGAAGACTTAGAAAAACTATAAGAGAAGTTATTAAGAAAGATCTCGAGATTAACGATTTGAATAAATAGAAGCATCGTCTTGGATAGAACAACATTATGGCGTGGTAAAAAATGTTGATCCGATGGAGAGGAGTATAACGGCTAGAGGTAGAGGAAGACTTAGAAAAACTGTAAGAGAAGTTATTAAGAAAGATCTCGAGATTAACGATTTGAATAAATAGAAGCATCGTCTTGGATAGAACAACATTATGGCGGAAGTTAATCTATGTTGTTGACTCCTCTTAGTGGGATAATGCTTGATTGTTGTTGTAGTATTAGAATTTTATCTTAATTAACCAAGTCAAATTGGCTGAAGCAAGTAAGTTGTTTCATTGAGtaaaattttcattcatttttaaCTGTTTTAATAATATGATTATAAGCCTTGTTTCATGAACTAGAAGTTCAAGTTTATAAGTCTAAACCTTTGGCTGGTTCTTTAATCTGTTGTTGTGACCCTGTGACTTACTATGTGTTCAAGTTTTATGAATTGATGTCATACTTTGTTCTTTTCTCATTGTGGTATTATATGAAGTGGAAAACTTGCAATATGTTCGATCTCTAACTTCATTCGCATCTTGTACTATAGCCGCCATCCAACTGTCAAATGGGCCCAGAGGTCTGACGAAGTGTTCATAACAGTTGAGTTGCCTGATGCTCAGAATGTGAAGCTCAAACTTGAGCCGGAGGGAAAATTTTACTTCTCTGCAACTGCTGGTGCAGAGAAGATTCCATATGAAGTCGACATTGATCTGTTCGACAAGATTGATGTAGATGTAAGGGCCACCagtttatgattttttttatatatgCAAATGTCAGTATATTACTCTTTACGTCTTTCTGAAAAAAAAACTCCTTAAACTCCTTCAAACCAATTGATGGTTATTTGATTATATCTTTTCCAACATATCTTGTAATCGGTGTGTTAATATGTCTTTTCAGAATAGCGAATACAGTGCTAGTTCGAGACATATCTGCTACCTGGTGAAAAAGGCTGAGAGCAAATGGTGGGACAGATTATTGAAGCAGGGAGGGAAATCTCCTTCCTTTCTGAAAGTTGATTGGGATAAATggattgatgaagatgaagagaatGAGCAAGATGCCAAGCGTTAGTGATTTCAAAAGTATCTCTGAatttttggtttttatttttcaTCGGTTTGTCTCATTCCCGAATATTGTTTTTCAGCTGTATCTGATATGGACTTCGGTGACGTCGACTTTTCTGTAAGTAGCGTTGCTCAATCGATAGTTTATTAATACATTTCTTTTCTGTTATCTCTTGATACATAAGTTCACTTTCTATGCAGAAGTTGAACATGGGAGGGGGTGACAACGGCTTGGGTTTTGACACCGCAGGCGATGACGATGGTAAGCGCGGCATATCTGATTTTTTGACTTTATGGCCTAAATTTTCCGTTTCTTAGTTTACTTTGCCATGGCTGTATTTGACTTTGGTGTCCTTGATCTGTTTTCTTTACCAGAAGATGAGAGTGATTCAGAAGATGAGGATTCAGAGGAAGCATCTTCTGGCATTGAGCTAGATGCGAAAGACTCTGTAGACGGCAATGTGAACGAAGCACCTGACACCAAAGCATAAATTTTTTAGATAGCTCTGACTGTAACTTTCAGAATACTTGTTCTAAAGAACCTGAAAGCCTGCTTAGGGGTTAGCTGGTTATTCGGTGTCTGACAAGGTGGTCCTGACATGTGATTTTGCTACCTTTTCGGTGTTTGCCCCTGGATTTTTGTAACACGATTGACATATGAGATGGCCTAGAGCATGTTTCTGTTGGAGTCGATTATGCATTGGTGAAGATTATTTTTGTGTGATGGGATTGACTATTGTTCTCAATTAGTTTGTGTTTTTAACAAATGAGATTAAATGCAGTGGACAATGGATTGAAATGCATACTCATGAGGTTGTTCTTGTGTCGAATCATATAAATCCCTAAACCTTTGATCTGATCGTGTCTCTTCATCTCTCATTTTATCTTTATTCAAATATGATATAGATTTGATATTGGTGATCTAATAGAAACAGGCAACCCATATTTAAAGAGCACATATATAAATAAGTTTCTTTTGGCTCTTGTTATAAGAAAAGTCCTAACTTTGAGATGCTTTGATTGTCAAAGTTCTTTTTATGTCTATTAATTTATTGATTTCTTGTGTAATTTATTGACACCAAATGTTAGATTTAAGACACTTATCCCTCTCAATAACTCTTGTTAAATgataaattaaattaatttaatttgaCAATTAAATTGGGAGATATTACTAAATAGATCAATctataaattttataaaatttaaaaaattatatgatattctatttattaatttattttaatgtataataaattatttgaaatattaaaataatatCAACTATTTGAATATATAATTAATGGTGTttaaattatttgaaattttatATAAATGATCATCttaataatattaaataattCAATGAAAGAATTGATTTATAGAAAGGGTTTAATAGATTTACCCTGAGTTAATTTACACCTTCAGTGTAAAATGGAGGAAGTTGACATTTGTTGGTATATTTCAAATTTATAAAaatttatatattaaaaaataatgcACATGATTTGGTATAATTTAAATGATGATACTCGATTTCTATAAATTAATTTTATACCATCCATAATTGTATACATGTGATACTACTGATGTCATAGTGATACCAACAGATATAATGAAATTTCAttgaacatgaatgaaaaatcttTTAAATCTAAAACAATTTTAGATACTTGATAAACTCAAAATTAAAAAAGTGGCATAAGATTGCATAAATGATACGCCATATTATTCACTTGGTCTTTGATGGCTTTTTCCTCCTCTAGCGTGTCTATAGGCATTTTAAACGTCACAAACTTGTTCAAATTATTTCCTACCACACATTACAATACAAACTCCTTATACTTTGCAACCACCTTTCAAACACTCTTCATTCTCTCTCTTTGTTTCACTACCAAAAACAAAAGAGggaaaaataaaacaaaacaaaactgTTACTCATAACTGCAATAACTTCCATGTAGAATCAAAATCATACATTCATAATTTCAATAAAAAATCATTGGTCACTGCATCATCTCTTTCAAGGTACTTTCATACAttgaatttttgttgttgtttatttgatgttttgaagatATGTTTTGACTTCTATGTTAGGTTTTGCTTGATTTCTATCTCAATTCATGTTATCAAAAGCACTCATGATTTAGCCCTTTGATTGTAAAAACTTCTTAGTAGCATCGACACTTCTAAATAAATGTGTGTCTCATGTCCGACAAATATATGAAACCAACACGATATGATTATGTTCAAGTTATTcatttttttcaaattattatcgGTGTCAACATGAGTTAAGAGGCGTGTCGGTGTCTATGTTCATGGTTAAAAAACATAATTTAATTTTGTTATAGTAAAAGGTAGTATTCTAGTCGGTTAGTTTCATCCTATGAAACACGGACATCGGAAACACGACACCAACACTGTCACAAGTGTCGGGGTTTCTGTAGATGCAAACTTATGCCTGTGTTTGTTATGATCATTGTATGACAGAAGAAAAATGGATCACATTCAATGGAACGATGCAAATCGAAAAGATTGGATAAAAAAGGCGATTAGAGATTGAAGTTTCCTCAGACATGTCATTGAATGATTCTCCTATTTATTATGAAATGATGCTCTTTTTTGAGTATGTACTATGGCTTGTGTGAGTATGCATTAGAAGTTTTGAGGCAAGTGTAATGGATTTCAAGGATGACCATGTATCGAAAGAGCATCGCGAGGTTCATCTATCTGCAGCAGAAAGTGTTGATCCAGTATCTGTTTCT from Lathyrus oleraceus cultivar Zhongwan6 chromosome 1, CAAS_Psat_ZW6_1.0, whole genome shotgun sequence includes:
- the LOC127127821 gene encoding co-chaperone protein p23-1, with product MSRHPTVKWAQRSDEVFITVELPDAQNVKLKLEPEGKFYFSATAGAEKIPYEVDIDLFDKIDVDNSEYSASSRHICYLVKKAESKWWDRLLKQGGKSPSFLKVDWDKWIDEDEENEQDAKPVSDMDFGDVDFSKLNMGGGDNGLGFDTAGDDDEDESDSEDEDSEEASSGIELDAKDSVDGNVNEAPDTKA